Proteins encoded by one window of Danaus plexippus chromosome Z, MEX_DaPlex, whole genome shotgun sequence:
- the LOC116777849 gene encoding O-acyltransferase like protein-like, with amino-acid sequence MVPVLMLVLGVVAATDRDFTDVEQLRLPRLFHLDNYERCLAQRGGQYCLGSFRVSADQENPKYEFIKEFSSSPQNFDRTLLHRGYCVSSRCPSEANITLRFERCIQQHVLPPGFTAALQTYSCETKKEVDFKMDIPQFAFLLVIGIILFLNLMGTLYDLLKGGEAKSKLLMSWSLRVNWQRLTSTHDDGDPRLTALAPIQGVRVLLLILVMMTHASEIQHKVYLYNPEFFEKVLTYPITMLIKNGSSITQIFIVLSNFLFGYSLLIYSKNKQLGLSQLPACIMHRIARITPIHMLVVGFAATWWQESGSGPQWAATIGAESQICRKKFWTHFFFLHNFIYKDEHCLLQTWFLAVDMQVYFVASALMLYMIQKKKNRIQILTCLFILSCLLNAGLAYINDWKSLLYIMLPENVRTTFHGIPSFSQYYISPWGSLPSCFIGLITACVHFDMQEHGYKIAKQRWFTTLYHLSIPLIVLCLLAGNVMLRHTSRGAVSSFLAAERPTVAFLAAICILGIANNVDNIFRRVTGWRGWTALGRMSLSVLMLHWVINMRLVASKRTLLEASVFTIAADLLSTILWTYCAALPLTLLVEAPLQRTFNSLLS; translated from the exons ATGTAGAGCAACTACGGCTACCACGTCTGTTTCACTTGGATAATTACGAGCGATGCCTGGCGCAGCGCGGTGGACAGTACTGCCTTGGCAGCTTCCGCGTGAGTGCAGACCAGGAAAACCCAAAATATGAATTCATTAAG GAATTCTCCTCCAGTCCACAAAACTTCGACCGCACTCTGCTACATCGCGGGTATTGTGTATCTTCGCGTTGCCCATCGGAAGCTAACATCACGCTTCGGTTTGAGCGCTGCATACAGCAACACGTCCTGCCTCCTGGCTTCACTGCAGCCTTACAAACTTATTcatgtgaaacaaaaaaagaagTAGATTTCAAAATGGATATTCCACAGTTTGCGTTTCTGCTTGTGATTgggattattttattcttgaaCTTGATGGGCACGCTGTACGATTTGTTAAAAGGAGGAGAAGCAA AGAGCAAGTTACTGATGTCATGGTCATTACGAGTGAATTGGCAACGTCTCACAAGCACTCATGATGATGGAGACCCTCGATTGACAGCTTTAGCACCCATACAGGGTGTCAG AGTTCTTCTGCTAATACTTGTGATGATGACCCACGCTTCTGAAATACAACATAAGGTCTACCTATATAATCCTGAGTTTTTTGAGaag GTGCTGACTTACCCCATCACAATGTTAATCAAGAACGGTTCGTCGATAACTCAGATATTTATCGTGTTATCAAACTTTCTTTTCGGGTATAGCCTTTTAATATACTCCAAAAACAAGCAACTAGGGTTATCCCAGCTGCCCGCCTGTATCATGCATCGAATAGCtag GATAACTCCAATCCATATGTTAGTAGTAGGGTTCGCTGCAACATGGTGGCAAGAGTCGGGTTCTGGACCGCAGTGGGCCGCCACCATCGGCGCAGAAAGCCAAATCTGCCGCAAGAAGTTCTGGACTCATTTTTTCTtccttcataattttatatacaaagacGAACATTGCTTACTCCAAACATG gTTTTTAGCAGTTGATATGCAAGTGTATTTTGTGGCATCAGCACTTATGCTGTATATGATACAGAAAAAGAAGAATCGAATACAGATATTGACCTGCTTATTTATTCTGTCTTGCCTCTTAAATGCAGGACTTGCATATATAAATGACTGGAAATCGCTTCTATACATCATGTTACCGGA gaacGTGCGCACCACCTTCCACGGAATCCCATCGTTTAGTCAATACTATATCTCTCCCTGGGGAAGCTTGCCATCCTGTTTCATAGGTCTCATCACAGCTTGTGTACACTTCGATATGCAGGAACACGGATACAAGATAGCCAAGCAGAGA TGGTTCACGACGCTCTACCACTTATCCATTCCTCTTATCGTGTTGTGTTTGTTGGCTGGAAACGTGATGTTGCGTCACACATCTCGCGGAGCAGTTTCCTCTTTCCTTGCCGCTGAACGACCCACAGTCGCCTTTCTTGCTGCCATATGTATTCTGGGCATTGCCAACAATGTAGATA atATTTTCCGTCGAGTAACTGGTTGGCGAGGCTGGACAGCGTTAGGACGTATGTCGCTGTCGGTGTTGATGCTCCATTGGGTCATAAACATGAGACTCGTCGCTTCAAAACGAACGCTCTTGGAAGCATCAGTTTTTACcatt GCCGCGGACCTGTTATCGACCATATTGTGGACGTACTGCGCTGCGCTTCCACTTACTCTTCTGGTGGAAGCGCCCCTGCAGCGAACGTTCAATTCGCTGCTTTCCTAA
- the LOC133319973 gene encoding uncharacterized protein LOC133319973 has product MLVHPGSVSDRAHQRLAGPGKDRTYSLGTKWAIPAIRIAPRTLSFHRSRVTSPTPARSAGALLEALIAPPTHPRPSSAEGGCIDRILPIPLRCLLRGHDRLIEGGHRQPGPVTLEHLLHDESSQEFRGPSSAFSVY; this is encoded by the exons atgttggtgcaccccggatctgtcagcgacagggcacatcagcgactggccggtcctggcaaagaccggacttactccctcggaacAAAgtgggcgatcccggcaattaggatcgccccaAGGACGCTgagctttcacaggagccgggttaccagcccgaccccagcccggagtgcaggggcgctattggaggcgttgaTAGCGCCTCCGAcgcacccccgtccgtcgtctgcggagggagggtgcatcgaCCGCATCCTTCCgatcccgctcagatgcctccttcgtggacatgaccgtctcatagaaggaggacaccgccagccagggcctgtcactctcgagcatcttctccaCGATG AGAGCAGTCAGGAGTTCCGAGGTCCGAGTTCCGCGTTCagcgtttattaa